The Larus michahellis chromosome 2, bLarMic1.1, whole genome shotgun sequence genome window below encodes:
- the SYBU gene encoding syntabulin isoform X3: protein MSAAGSKRSSFSRNRGPYGRNNGSLSYKSGTSPPASREKDPLSTLCKNQLSPANIHQSYRASSASSSNSGSYKGSDSSPVMRRSGRYSSCGENHSIKPQNPEQYLTPLQQKEVTVRHLKTKLKESESKLKERETEIQELKAQLGRMREDWIEEECNRVEAELALKEARSEIKQLKQVIETMKNSLAEKDKKIQKYFIDINVQNKKLEYLLQSMEMRDEQCLEYMCDSEGKPLALCATMPDSLITEDQALEEVGDSGLLLNEDTANGTDSSEEGLNTTTSELSDPAPSGSSVNKEMLEIVLDEKLTSLQEENSSNMMVEQAVQTDVVPYSLDVEQLIQNIFRAQDACPLSPPSSLKEMGEFSFGSFSDSGMIVDLTPSDPNSAILLSPMESPCRKAEHGVNENRFMKELDFAEPHDDEAFGYVSTFSQTGIKRRYWSSSLLRDVLAVAAPVVPTIVWAFSTQRGGTDPIYNIGALLRGCCLVALHSLRRTPFNIKT, encoded by the exons ATGTCTGCTGCTGGAAGCAAAAGATCTTCTTTTTCCCGCAA TCGTGGCCCTTATGGTCGGAATAATGGATCCTTATCCTACAAGTCTGGAACCAGCCCACCTGCTTCCCGTGAAAAGGACCCTTTGTCAACACTGTGCAAAAACCAGCTGAGTCCTGCTAACATCCACCAGAGTTACAGGGCTTcatcagccagcagcagcaactcAGGCTCATACAAAGGGAGCGACAGCAGCCCAGTGATGAG gAGATCAGGGAGATACAGTTCTTGTGGTGAAAATCACAGCATTAAGCCACAGAATCCAGAGCAGTATTTGACTCCTCTGCAGCAGAAAGAAGTTACAGTACGTCATCTGAAAACAAAGCTGAAGGAATCTGAGAGCAAACTTAAAGAAAG GGAAACAGAAATACAAGAGCTCAAAGCTCAGCTGGGACGGATGAGGGAAGACTGGATTGAAGAGGAGTGTAATCGTGTGGAGGCAGAGCTGGCCTTAAAGGAAGCAAGAAGTGAAATTAAACAACTCAAGCAGGTTATTGAAACCATGAAAAACAGCTTGgctgagaaagacaaaaaaattcagaaatatttcatagaCATAAACGTTCAAAACAAGAAACTGGAATATCTGCTGCAGAGCATGGAGATGAGGGATGAGCAGTGCCTGGAGTACATGTGTGACTCAGAGGGGAAGCCGTTAGCGTTGTGTGCCACAATGCCAGACAGCCTCATCACGGAGGACCAGGctctggaggaggtgggagaCAGTGGGCTGCTTCTTAATGAGGACACAGCTAATGGAACTGATTCATCTGAAGAGGGTTTGAACACCACAACCTCTGAGTTGAGTGATCCAGCTCCCTCAGGTTCTTCTGTGAATAAAGAGATGCTTGAAATTGTTCTGGATGAAAAACTAACTTCTTTAcaggaggagaacagcagcaaCATGATGGTGGAACAGGCCGTCCAGACTGATGTGGTGCCATATAGCCTAGATGTGGAGCAGCTCATTCAAAACATCTTCAGAGCTCAAGATGCCTGTCCTCTAAGCCCACCTTCTTCACTGAAGGAAATGGGTGAATTTTCTTTTGGAAGCTTCAGTGATTCTGGCATGATAGTGGACTTAACTCCAAGTGATCCAAACTCTGCCATCCTTTTGTCTCCTATGGAGTCTCCGTGCAGGAAGGCGGAGCACGGAGTTAATGAAAACCGTTTCATGAAAGAACTTGATTTTGCAGAACCTCATGATGATGAAGCCTTTGGGTATGTCAGTACTTTCTCTCAGACAGGAATAAAGAGGAGATACTGGAGCAGCAGTCTCCTCAGAGATGTTCTGGCTGTAGCAGCCCCTGTGGTACCAACTATCGTGTGGGCTTTCAGCACTCAGAGAGGAGGAACGGATCCCATTTACAATATTGGAGCGTTGCTTCGTGGTTGCTGCCTGGTGGCTCTGCACTCTTTACGCCGTACACCCTTCAATATCAAAACCTAA
- the SYBU gene encoding syntabulin isoform X2 yields MSEGTPQLARYKKETKTSLVKPGSEADFSSSSSTGSISAPEVHMSAAGSKRSSFSRNRGPYGRNNGSLSYKSGTSPPASREKDPLSTLCKNQLSPANIHQSYRASSASSSNSGSYKGSDSSPVMRRSGRYSSCGENHSIKPQNPEQYLTPLQQKEVTVRHLKTKLKESESKLKERETEIQELKAQLGRMREDWIEEECNRVEAELALKEARSEIKQLKQVIETMKNSLAEKDKKIQKYFIDINVQNKKLEYLLQSMEMRDEQCLEYMCDSEGKPLALCATMPDSLITEDQALEEVGDSGLLLNEDTANGTDSSEEGLNTTTSELSDPAPSGSSVNKEMLEIVLDEKLTSLQEENSSNMMVEQAVQTDVVPYSLDVEQLIQNIFRAQDACPLSPPSSLKEMGEFSFGSFSDSGMIVDLTPSDPNSAILLSPMESPCRKAEHGVNENRFMKELDFAEPHDDEAFGYVSTFSQTGIKRRYWSSSLLRDVLAVAAPVVPTIVWAFSTQRGGTDPIYNIGALLRGCCLVALHSLRRTPFNIKT; encoded by the exons ggAGTGAAGCCGATTTTAGCTCTTCAAGCAGCACAGGCAGTATTTCAGCGCCTGAAGTCCATATGTCTGCTGCTGGAAGCAAAAGATCTTCTTTTTCCCGCAA TCGTGGCCCTTATGGTCGGAATAATGGATCCTTATCCTACAAGTCTGGAACCAGCCCACCTGCTTCCCGTGAAAAGGACCCTTTGTCAACACTGTGCAAAAACCAGCTGAGTCCTGCTAACATCCACCAGAGTTACAGGGCTTcatcagccagcagcagcaactcAGGCTCATACAAAGGGAGCGACAGCAGCCCAGTGATGAG gAGATCAGGGAGATACAGTTCTTGTGGTGAAAATCACAGCATTAAGCCACAGAATCCAGAGCAGTATTTGACTCCTCTGCAGCAGAAAGAAGTTACAGTACGTCATCTGAAAACAAAGCTGAAGGAATCTGAGAGCAAACTTAAAGAAAG GGAAACAGAAATACAAGAGCTCAAAGCTCAGCTGGGACGGATGAGGGAAGACTGGATTGAAGAGGAGTGTAATCGTGTGGAGGCAGAGCTGGCCTTAAAGGAAGCAAGAAGTGAAATTAAACAACTCAAGCAGGTTATTGAAACCATGAAAAACAGCTTGgctgagaaagacaaaaaaattcagaaatatttcatagaCATAAACGTTCAAAACAAGAAACTGGAATATCTGCTGCAGAGCATGGAGATGAGGGATGAGCAGTGCCTGGAGTACATGTGTGACTCAGAGGGGAAGCCGTTAGCGTTGTGTGCCACAATGCCAGACAGCCTCATCACGGAGGACCAGGctctggaggaggtgggagaCAGTGGGCTGCTTCTTAATGAGGACACAGCTAATGGAACTGATTCATCTGAAGAGGGTTTGAACACCACAACCTCTGAGTTGAGTGATCCAGCTCCCTCAGGTTCTTCTGTGAATAAAGAGATGCTTGAAATTGTTCTGGATGAAAAACTAACTTCTTTAcaggaggagaacagcagcaaCATGATGGTGGAACAGGCCGTCCAGACTGATGTGGTGCCATATAGCCTAGATGTGGAGCAGCTCATTCAAAACATCTTCAGAGCTCAAGATGCCTGTCCTCTAAGCCCACCTTCTTCACTGAAGGAAATGGGTGAATTTTCTTTTGGAAGCTTCAGTGATTCTGGCATGATAGTGGACTTAACTCCAAGTGATCCAAACTCTGCCATCCTTTTGTCTCCTATGGAGTCTCCGTGCAGGAAGGCGGAGCACGGAGTTAATGAAAACCGTTTCATGAAAGAACTTGATTTTGCAGAACCTCATGATGATGAAGCCTTTGGGTATGTCAGTACTTTCTCTCAGACAGGAATAAAGAGGAGATACTGGAGCAGCAGTCTCCTCAGAGATGTTCTGGCTGTAGCAGCCCCTGTGGTACCAACTATCGTGTGGGCTTTCAGCACTCAGAGAGGAGGAACGGATCCCATTTACAATATTGGAGCGTTGCTTCGTGGTTGCTGCCTGGTGGCTCTGCACTCTTTACGCCGTACACCCTTCAATATCAAAACCTAA